TCTTTTAGATACTCGATAGATAAACGAAGTAGGCCACATTTACTGAGCACGACCTTAGTCTCCCTGGTCAAACGCTCCTGACAACAGATAAAGTCCAGGTGAAAGATTGGAGGAGGAACTAGGTGCATCATGGAGGCTCTCAGGCTGGAGTGGTGTTCCTTGGTGGGTAGATTTGGACTGGCATCTGTTGAGCTGATTTCTTCAGTAGGCAAGGAATTAGCATGACTCAGGGTGTTAACAGTCACAGTGTGGTAATAATTATGATTGTCAAGATCAGGAATAACTGTACTTCCATACAGGGAGCGAATTAAGAGGGGAGAACTAAAGGGAGAAGACTCTGTGGAGGATGTTGTGTCACTATCCATGGGTCCACAAGAAAACCTCTGCAGATGTGGATCATGAGAAGATGGTTTCCAGTTCAGGATATGGTCTGTGTCTAATGGGGACAATGGTTTTGCATCACAAGGACCATGTGTGTGACATTTCTGATGGAACAGAGACTCCCTCCTCCTTGTGTGTGGGCTCTCGGACAGGTAAGGCCTTCCTAGAATACTGGTGGCAATGGACCAATGGTTTTCTTCTCCCAAAGTCTCCCCCTCCTGCTCCAGACCTTCTACTTGGATAACATGTCGACTTGTCGAATTGGCAATGGACCAATGATTTTCTTCTCCCAAAGTCTCCCCCTCCTGTTCCAGATCTTCTACCTGGATAACATGTCGACTTGCTCTTGGAGAAGATTTAGATCTGATATCTAATGTTTGTTTCTGCAGCCATTTTCCGACATGACCACCTCCATCTGGGAGAGAGGACAGTTTAGGAGGTATAAAGAATATTGGAATTTTATCTGGGGTGAGAATATTTGGACATGACGGCAGAAGCTTCTTCTTCGAGCAAAACATGTGGATGTAAGACGTTCTTGCCTTTTTCTGAATGAAGCAATTTCTGAAACTAAGTAAAAAGACATTTGATTTACTGAAAACGGCAAGCACAAGTGCTAAAAAATTCCTCAACTTTTCCCCTTGTTCTCTTCCATATGCCCACACAGGAgttacatctatctatataatcgtctaaggtcacttccgtctgtctgtctgtaacggaaattccgcatcgctgccggccgcgaccaatcagtgacaggcacagtccggccgcgaattcgccccttcctactctccgtcagtgccccctccatactcccctccagtcagcgctcacacagggttaatggctgcgttacaccgcgttatgccgcggtgtaacgcagtccgttaacgctgctattaacaatgtgtgaccaactttttactattgatgttgcctatgcagcatcaatagtaaaaagatataatgttaaaaataataaaaaaaattaaaaaatcattatatactcaccttccggcgcctttctggCTCCTCACGAcgttccgggccatgcattgcggtctcacgagatgatggcgcagcggtctcgtgagaccgctacgccatctcgcgagactgcaatgcattcttggaaccggagcgtcgtgaggagcatcgctaaatgcatcgcctggatccgggggccgctggaaggtgagtatataactattttttattttaattctttttttaacagggatatggtgctcacattgctatatactacatgggctgtgctatatactgcgtgggctgtgttatatactacatctctgtgctataaactatgtggctgtgcaatatattacgtggctgggaatatactatgtggctgtgttatatactgcatgagctgtgctatacactacgtgggctgtgttataaactgcgtgagctgtgctatatactacgtgggctgtgctatatactaagtggctgtatatactacgtgggctgtgctatatactacgtagctgtgcaatatactatgtgggctgtgttatatactatgtgggctgtgctatataccacatgggctgtgttataccctgcgtgggctgtgttatacactgcgagggctgtgctatatactacgtgggctgtgttatacactgtgtgggctgtgttatacactgcgtgggctgtgctatatactacatgagctgtgctatatactacgtgagctgtgctatatactacgtgagctgtgctatatactacgtgagctgtgctatatactacatgagctgtgctatatactatgtgggctgtgcaatatactacgttggctgtgctatatactacgtggctgtgctatatactacgtgggctgtgttatatgctacgggggctgttatatactacgtggcagtgttatatactacgtggcctgtgctatgctatgtgacctgtgctatatgctacatggctgtgctatatgctacgtgggctgtgttatatgctacttagcTGTGGtacatgttatgatccggtgaccttggagcagcatgagaactttcactggagtaggtggtcactatactgacctgcaatcctgaacttaacaccgcaactagaagtagccttggggtgtacctaaccaatcctagacacctcgtcacagccagaggactaaatacccctaaagatggaaataggaatactatcttgcctcagagcagatccccaaaggatagacaggcccccacaaatattggcggtgagtcagagaggaaaaaacacacacaggcagaaaaacaggatttagcacaggaggcccctctagctagataggacaggataggacagagttctgtgcggtcagtattaaaacccttcaaaaaacacttatctttgctgaatttggcatttaagcaggagaagccagaaagtgatccaacacttcacaaggaacatagacaactggcaagggctaatgaatcctgcacacctaaatatcccagtcagcattgcaatcagcagatacacctggccagaactgcgactcagagacaactgcattcccacctacaaccactggagggagcccaagagcagaattcacaacagtacccccccttgaggaggggtcaccgaaccctcaccagggccccaggacgatcaggttgagccagatgaaaggcacggaccaaatcagcagcatggacatcagaggcaaaaacccaagaattatcctcctggccataacccttccatttgaccaggtactgaagcttccgactcgaaaaacgggaatccaaaatcttctcaacaacatattccaactccccatcaaccaacacaggggccggaggatcaacagagggaacaacgggctccacatacttctgaaaagatctatggaagacattatggatagcaaaagaggccggaagcgccagtcgaaaagacaccggattaataatctcagaaatcctataaggaccaataaaccgaggcttaaacttaggagaagaaaccttcataggaacatgacgggaagacaaccagaccagatccccaaccccgaagccgggaaccaacacaccgacgacgattagcaaaacgttgagcctcctcttgagacaacgccaaattgtccaccacatgagcccaaatctgctgcaacctgtctaacacagaatccacaccaggacagtcagaaggctcaacctgcccagaagaaaaacgaggatgaaaaccaaaattacataagaaaggcgaaaccaaggtagccgaactagcccgattattaagggcaaactcggccagtggcaagaaagccacccaatcatcctgatcagaagacacaaagcatctcaaataagtctccaaagtctgattagttcgctcggtctggccatttgtctgaggatgaaatgcagaagaaaaagacaaatcaatgcccagcctagcacaaaaggcccgtcaaaacctagaaacaaactgggaacctctgtcggacacaatgttctccggaataccatgcaaacgaaccacatgctgaaaaaacatcgtaaccaaatctgaagaggaaggcaatttaggcaaaggcaccaaatgaaccatcttagagaaccggtcacaaacaacccagataacagacatctactgggagaccggaagatcagaaataaaatccatcgaaatatgcgtccagggcctcttagggactggcaatggcaaaagcaacccactagcacgggaacaacaaggcttggcccgcgcacaagtcccacaggactgcacaaaagaacgcacatcacgcaacaatgaaggccaccaaaaggacctaccaaccaaatctctggtaacaaaaattccaggatgaccagccaacacagaacagtgaacctcagaaatcactctactagtccatctgtcaggaacaaacagtttccccacaggacagcggtcaggtttatcagcctgaaattcctgaagaacccgtcgtaaatcaggggaaatggcagaaaggaccaccccttctttcagaataccgaccggttctaagaccttaggagaatcaggcaaaaaactcctagagagggcatcagccttaatattcttagaacccggaaggtacgagaccacgaaatcaaaacgggaaaaaaacaaggaccatcgagcctgtctaggattcagccgtttagctgactcgaggtaaatcaaattcttatgatcggtcaagaccacaatacggtgcttagctccctcaagccaatgtcgccactcctcaaacgcccacttcatagccaacaactcctgattgccgacatcataattgcattcagcaggcgaaaacttacgggaaaagaaggcacacggtttcattaaggaaccaacaggatccttctgagacaaaacggcccctgccccaatctcagaagcgtcaacctcaacctgaaacagaagagaaacatccggagcagaagtaaatcgacgtttaagctcctgaaaggcagagacagctgcagaggaccaattcgccacatcagcgcctttcttcgtcaaatcggtcaagggtttaaccacgctggaaaaattagcaatgaaacggcgataaaaatttgcaaaacccaaaaatttctgaaggctcttcacggatgtgggcttaatccaatcatgaatggcctgaaccttaaccggatccatctctatagacgagggagaaaaaataaagcccaaaaaagaaaccttctgcaccccaaagagacacttagaccctttcacaaacaaagcattgtcacgaaggatctgaaataccatcctgacctgttgcacatgagactcccaatcatcggaaaaaatcaaaatatcgtacaaatatacaatcaagaatttatcaagataagtccggaagatatcatgcatgaaggactgaaaaacagatggagcattagagagcccgaatggcatcacaaggtattcaaaatagccttcgggcgtgttaaacgcagttttccattcatcaccctgcttaatacgaacaagattatatgcccctcgaaggtcaatcttagtaaaccaactagctcccttaatcctagcaaacaaatcggaaagcaaaggtaaagggtattgaaacttgaccgtgattttattcaagaggcgataatctatacagtgtctcaaggaaccatcttttttagcaacaaaaaagaaccccgctcccaacggtgaagaagatggtcgaatatgccctttctccaaagactccttaatatagctccgcatggcggtatgttcaggcacagacaggttgaaaagtcgacccttaggaaacttacagcctggaatcaagtcaatagcacaatcgcagtccctgtgcggtggaaggaaactggacttgggctcatcgaatacatcctgaaaatcagacaaaaactctggaatttcagaagaggaagaagaggagattgacatcaaaggaacatcattatgaaccccctgacaaccccaactagtcacagacatggacttccaatccaacacaggattatgtacctgcaaccacggaaaacccagcacaatagcatcatgcaagttatgcaacacctgaAATCGACAattttcctgatgggctggcgccatgcgcatggtcacctgtgtccaaaactggggcttatttttagccaagggtgtagcatcaatgccccttaaaggaataacgtTCTGCTAAGGctacaagggaaaaccacaacgcttggcaaactcaaagtccattaaattcaaggcggcgcctgaatccacaaacgccatgacagaaaatgatgacaatgagcagatcaaggacacagataacaaaaatttaggttgtacagtactgatggtaattgaactggcaatcctctttgtccgcttagggcagacagaaatgacatgagaagcgtcgccacaataataatacaacctattttgacgtctgaaaccttgtcgttccgttctagacagaatcctatcacactgcataggctcaggaatttgctctgaggataacgccacagtgtgcacagttctgcgctcccgcaagcgccggtcaatctgaatggccagagacatagaatcactcagaccggaaggcgtgggaaaccccaccataacatccttaacggattcagaaagaccctttctgaaaattgccgccaaagcatcattattccatttagtcaacacagaccattttctgaatttctgacaatacaattctgccgcctcttgaccctgagacaggccaACAAGGTATTCTCAGCTTGAtcgacagaattaggttcatcatataataatcccaaagcctgaaaaaaggagtctacatttagcaaagccggattcccagattccagggaaaatgcccaatcctgcgggtcgccacgcagcatggaaatgatgattttaacctgctgagtgGAATAACCGGGGGgttgaggtctcaaagcaaaaaacagtttacagttgtttttaaaactcaaaaatttggacctgtcaccaaaaaacaaatcaggagtaggaatcttcggttctaaaacaggagtctgaacaatataatcagaaataccctgcaccctagcagcaagctagtctacacgagaagctaattcctgaacatttatgcttgcacaaggctcctcagccacccagatattaagagggaagagaacacaaaacagactggagaaaaaaaaatggctcaagacctttcttcccttcttctgagatgcatttaactcattactggccagttgtactgttataatccggtgaccttggagcagcatgagaactttcactggagtaggtagtCACTATACTGacctgcaatcctgaacttaacaccgcaactagaagtagccgtggagtgaacctaaccaatcctagacacctcgtcacagccggaggactaaagatggaaataggaatactatcttgcctcggaacagatccccaaaggatagacagccccccacaaatattggcggtgagtcggagaggaaaatacacacacaggcagaaaaacaggatttagcacaggaggccccgctagctagataggacaggataggacagagttctgtgcggtcagtattaaaacccttcaaaaatatccacagcagaatatacaaaaacttcctacatctaactaaagatgtaagagcgtatatctgcaactccagtgaatcctacaatcagagcaggaatacaaacaaaaacaagcacacagcagtgtgccacagacacaaaaaagcaaacacttatctttgctgaatttggcagctaagcaggagaagccagaaagtgatccaacacttcacaaggaacatagacaactggcaagggctaatgaatcctgcacacctaaatatcccagtcagcattgcaatcagcagatacacctggccaggactgcgactcagagacaactgcatttccacctacaaccactggagggagcccaagagcaaaattcacaacaggtatatTTCTCTTCTGTatgtgtgcatcatgaatcgtggtatgtgttaaagaggggggcccactgagactctttcgcccggggtcctcaaaaacctggagcaggccttgGCTTCACTgaatgttcgcggccgggcgtgaccaatcagtgataggtgcagtccggccgcgaattggagcggaatttgaaccacgcttcgctaattggtcacgcccggccggccgaatcctgtgtataaattgcatttttctgaaaacttcataaataaactacatacatattctagaatacccgatgcgttagaatcgggccaccatctagtacttacaTAGTTGTATAGGTTGAAAAACAAGACcccagtccatcaagttcaacctttctccaccaattgtatatTTTGTCACTAATATAAAACCCACAAtgttgtgtattgaggaaatcatccagcccttttttaaaagctgtcatagtgtctgctattactacctcttgtggtcggcattccacattctgactgctctaactgtaaaggaccctttcctatttagctgcgagAATTGCCTTTCTttcacccataatgagtgccctctggtgcttaaagggaacctgtcaccccgttttttgagattgagctataaatactgttaaatagggcctgcgctgtgtgttcctatagtgtatgtagtgtaccccgattccccacctatgctgagatataacttaccaaagtcgccgttttcgcctgtcaatcaggctggtcaggtcgggagggcgtggtgacatcgctggttcttcctcagctttacgttggtggcgtagtggcgtagtggtgaacaagcagcgcgcgatctgcgctgtaatcccttgcatcggtgggggcggccatcttcctggggccgcgcgtgcgcagatcgagtgctctgctgcacggggcttcaggaaaatggccgcgggatgccgcgcgtgcgcattagagatcgcggcggccattttcccaaagtcgagatgcaaactcggctttgggaaaatggccgccgcgatctctaatgcgcacgcgcggcatcccgcggccattttcctgaagccccgtgcagcagagcacttgatctgcgcacgtgcggccccaggaagatggccgcccccaccgacgaaagggatgacagcgcagatcgcgcgctgcttgttcaccactacgccactacgccaccaacgtaaagctgaggaagaaccagcgatgtcaccacgccctcccgacctgaccagcctgattgacaggcgaaaacggcgactttggtaagttatatctcagcataggtggggaatcggggtacactacatacactataggaacacacagcgcaggccctatttaacagtatttatagctcaatctcaaaaaacggggtgacaggttccctttaatattgaccTTGGGAGGAATATGTCCTGTGCtgtcctctgtactgaccacacatatgtaTATAAGGTGTCTTTTTCTATGCTAAACAAGCCCTActgttccaacctctcatcatatgagaggccttccatcccttgtaatattcTAATTGCCcgtctttgaactgactctaacttctttttaaaatgtggagttcAAAACTTGATCCCATATTGGAGATACTGCCTcatcagtgatttataaaggggttatAATATGTTGGGAACAcgtgattttatctctcttttcgtACATTCTAAAATTTTGTTTGCTTTTGAACCTGCTGATTGACATTGAgttctgctgctcagcttacttgtaatcaGAATCCCCCCATCTTTCTCCTTTTATATGCAGCAACAGGATTACTTCATCCTCAGTGCATTACACCTCAACTGACAAGTGTATACCCATTCAGAAGTATTATCCAGATTGTTCtgtaatattgtaatgtcaaggtcagattttagtttTCTACTGTCAGGACTAGAACACAGCAGTTCTTGAGCACCAGATGGTAGCTCTTCCCtttgagctattcagctcgctggacaagTCCTTGTCAATGCAAATAGTAGTAGCTATGTTGTTTCTGATTGTTTCCACCCTGATTGAACAtcctatttaaacctggcattgcactaCTTTCTTTATGAGATTATTGAGTTGCCAGTCTCTCCTCAcgcttcctttcacctgctccttCATTCTAAGATTATagtgctgctccatgtaccgactccttggctatccctgactatgctacaggtgcttctcacaacattagaaaatcatcaaaaagttaatttaccgtatatactcaagtataagccgagatattcagcccaaaattttgggctgaaagtgcccctctcggcttatactcgagtcacggtagcggtggggtcggcgggtgagggggagagggcgctgaggtatacttacctagtcccagcgatcctggcgctccccctgcccgtcacacggtcttcggtgttgcagctcttcctgtcagcggtcacgtgggaccgctcattagagaaatgaatacgcggctccacctcccataggggtggagccacatattcattgctctaatcagcggtgccggtgaccgctgatagagaaagaggctgcggcaccgaagaccatgtgacaggcagagggagccggacgccgggagcaggtaagtattttatattcacctggccccgttccacccgccgggcgccgctctgtcttcgcgtcctcttgctctgactgtgcacgtcagagggtgcgatgacgcatatagtgtgcgcggcgccctctgcctgatctgtcagtgcggagagacgccgagaccggacgctgggagctgcaagcaagagaggtgagtatggcattttttttatagcagcagcagcagcagcagcagcagtggcacagctttctatggcacagctttcaatgacacagctatggggcaatactgaacggcgcagagcactatataacggcgcagagcactatatggcagctatggggcaatactgaacggcgcagagcactatatggcagctatggggcaataatgaacagtgcagagcactatatggcacagctatggggcaataatgaacggcgcagagcactatatggcagctatggggcaataatgaacggtgcagagcactatatggcagctatggggcaataatgaacggcgcagagcactatatggcagctatggggcaatactgaacggcgcagagcactatatggcagctatggggcaataatgaacggtgcagagcactatatggcagcagtcactctgtccgaagcctttatagactgcgcaggcaaaagcgccggcgcagtctggcccccacagagtgacgctcccaggagatctcggtatgcgtaaacactgaacgcataccgcgatctccaccggagagtcagggaccgccaggaaccgccaggagggtaagtatattcacctttccccgttccagcgctgcgtgcggctccgtctcccggctcctctgctgtgacagttcagagggcgcgatgacgcgcctaatgcgcgccggcgccgccctctgacttaccagtcacaggcagaggagctggagtgtgtcttcaagaaaatggcgccggaaagcgtggactacgcaggcgccgattccagcagcacatgacagaacgggcccaggatggcagcagcacatgacagaacgggcgcaggatggcagcagcacatgacagaacaggcgcaggatggcagcagcacatgacagaacgggcgcaggatggcagcagcacatgacagaacgggcgcaggatggcagcagcacatgacagaacgggcgcaggatgggagcagcacatgacagaacaggggagcaggatggcagcagcacatgacagaacgggcgcaggatggcagcagcacatgacagaacgggcgcaagatgggagcagcacatgactgttgtgaattctgtggtcaagctccctcctgtggtcatgagtggtacttcggctggttctgactatgagcttcctctggtggatgtgagtggggctgcggcttctgagtttccttcctcaggtgacgaggttaagtcgttaggtgctgctctatttaactccacctagttctttgttccttgcctccagtcaatgttccagtattggtcttgctctctcctggatcgtcttgtggcctgtctgccctgcataagctaagttctgcttgtgttacttttgtttgctattttttctgtccagcttgctatattggtttttcttgcttgctggaagctctgggacgcagagggagcacctccgtgccgttagtcggtacggagggtct
This region of Ranitomeya imitator isolate aRanImi1 chromosome 1, aRanImi1.pri, whole genome shotgun sequence genomic DNA includes:
- the LOC138680655 gene encoding C2 calcium-dependent domain-containing protein 4D-like — protein: MFCSKKKLLPSCPNILTPDKIPIFFIPPKLSSLPDGGGHVGKWLQKQTLDIRSKSSPRASRHVIQVEDLEQEGETLGEENHWSIANSTSRHVIQVEGLEQEGETLGEENHWSIATSILGRPYLSESPHTRRRESLFHQKCHTHGPCDAKPLSPLDTDHILNWKPSSHDPHLQRFSCGPMDSDTTSSTESSPFSSPLLIRSLYGSTVIPDLDNHNYYHTVTVNTLSHANSLPTEEISSTDASPNLPTKEHHSSLRASMMHLVPPPIFHLDFICCQERLTRETKVVLSKCGLLRLSIEYLKELGRLRVKLVTAENLYSLHQDPRSISCCVVMYLMPGKLQKQRSTVIRQSKSPIFNEDFYFEEVEKGKVDNLRLKMEVINRRTGMKLDHVLGSSELPLSAIIPL